A genomic region of Christiangramia sp. OXR-203 contains the following coding sequences:
- the rho gene encoding transcription termination factor Rho codes for MFEISELKAKKLPELKEIAQSLNVPKYKTLKKLDLVYQILDYQAANPAKVKEVLTEDNAEPAKQETKKPSKVGSEKKPAKTPAKTPAKPAAKAPRPSRKESDPKEDKKESRQKSTRERSPSSGKTDDRKKSDNRNDNRNDRNDRNDRNDSRNDRNHNNNSNSGNNKNDRNDNRNDNRNDNKKGNNGNRDNRNRYREPDYEFDAIIESEGVLDIMQDNYGFLRSSDYNYLTSPDDIYVSQSQIRLFGLKTGDTVQGQIRPPKEGEKYFPLIKINKINGLDPQVVRDRVSFEHLTPLFPKEKFNIAEKQATISTRVMDLFAPIGKGQRGMIVSQPKTGKTMLLKDIANAIAANHPEVYQIVLLIDERPEEVTDMQRNVKGEVVASTFDKEAHEHVRVANIVLEKAKRLVECGHDVVILLDSITRLARAYNTVQPASGKVLSGGVDANALHKPKRFFGAARNIENGGSLSIIATALTETGSKMDEVIFEEFKGTGNMELQLDRRISNRRIFPAIDLVSSSTRRDDLLLDENNVKRMWVLRKYLADMNPIEAMEFINDKIRNTRNNEEFLISMNG; via the coding sequence ATGTTCGAAATTTCAGAATTAAAAGCTAAAAAGCTTCCTGAACTTAAGGAAATTGCTCAATCGCTAAATGTTCCTAAGTATAAAACCCTTAAAAAACTGGATCTTGTTTACCAGATCCTGGACTATCAGGCCGCTAACCCAGCAAAAGTAAAAGAAGTACTTACAGAAGATAATGCCGAACCGGCTAAGCAGGAAACTAAAAAACCTTCAAAGGTTGGAAGTGAAAAAAAACCTGCAAAAACTCCTGCAAAAACTCCTGCCAAACCTGCTGCAAAAGCACCGAGGCCTTCCAGGAAAGAGTCTGATCCAAAGGAAGATAAGAAGGAATCAAGACAAAAAAGTACTCGCGAGCGTAGTCCTTCTAGCGGAAAAACTGATGACCGCAAAAAAAGCGACAACAGAAACGATAATCGCAACGATCGTAATGATCGTAATGATCGCAACGACAGTCGAAACGATCGCAATCACAACAATAATAGTAATAGCGGAAACAACAAGAATGACCGTAACGATAACAGAAATGATAATCGTAACGACAATAAGAAAGGTAACAACGGAAATCGGGATAATCGTAACAGATACCGTGAGCCGGATTACGAATTTGATGCTATCATCGAGAGCGAGGGTGTACTGGATATCATGCAGGATAACTATGGTTTCCTAAGATCTTCAGATTACAACTACCTCACTTCTCCTGATGATATTTATGTATCACAATCACAAATAAGATTATTTGGTTTAAAGACAGGAGATACAGTACAGGGACAAATTAGACCTCCTAAAGAAGGAGAAAAATATTTCCCACTTATCAAGATCAATAAGATCAATGGACTGGATCCACAGGTCGTAAGAGACAGAGTTTCTTTTGAGCATCTTACACCACTTTTCCCGAAAGAAAAATTCAACATTGCCGAAAAGCAAGCGACGATCTCTACAAGGGTGATGGATCTTTTTGCTCCCATTGGTAAAGGTCAGCGTGGGATGATCGTATCTCAGCCTAAAACAGGTAAAACGATGTTATTAAAGGATATCGCAAATGCTATTGCGGCAAACCATCCTGAAGTATACCAGATCGTTCTATTGATCGATGAGCGTCCGGAAGAAGTTACTGATATGCAGCGTAATGTGAAAGGTGAAGTAGTTGCTTCCACTTTCGACAAAGAAGCTCACGAACATGTTAGAGTTGCAAATATCGTACTGGAAAAGGCTAAAAGACTGGTAGAATGTGGACATGATGTTGTGATTCTACTTGATTCTATCACCAGACTGGCTCGTGCTTACAATACGGTACAACCTGCCAGCGGTAAAGTATTAAGTGGTGGTGTTGATGCAAATGCACTTCACAAACCAAAACGTTTCTTTGGTGCTGCACGTAATATTGAAAATGGAGGTTCTCTATCTATTATTGCTACCGCTCTTACAGAGACAGGATCAAAAATGGATGAAGTGATCTTTGAAGAATTTAAAGGAACCGGTAACATGGAACTGCAATTGGATAGAAGAATTTCCAACCGTAGAATATTCCCAGCTATCGACCTTGTTTCTTCAAGTACCCGTAGAGATGATCTATTGCTTGACGAAAACAATGTTAAGCGCATGTGGGTACTACGTAAATATCTTGCTGACATGAACCCTATCGAAGCGATGGAATTTATTAATGACAAGATTAGAAACACTAGAAATAATGAAGAGTTTTTAATTTCCATGAACGGGTAA
- a CDS encoding GNAT family N-acetyltransferase has protein sequence MTIFTEKVGMQLAFNKILKTDFSLVLPYLEKLQSQALPPEILKERLLEMFEQNYECFGIYRAGKLVGVFGLWFMTRHYAGRTCEVDHIYIDDDLQGLGVGTQLFQFIDQYAKKKQCETIELNSYVENFRSHKFYMNLGFVIRGYHFLKKL, from the coding sequence ATGACTATTTTTACGGAAAAGGTAGGTATGCAACTGGCATTTAACAAGATTTTAAAAACTGATTTTTCCTTAGTTCTGCCTTACCTCGAAAAACTGCAGTCGCAGGCGTTGCCACCAGAGATTTTGAAAGAAAGATTGCTGGAAATGTTTGAGCAGAATTACGAGTGTTTCGGTATTTATAGAGCTGGAAAACTTGTAGGTGTTTTTGGATTATGGTTCATGACCCGGCATTATGCGGGAAGAACCTGCGAAGTAGATCATATTTATATAGATGATGACCTGCAGGGGCTGGGTGTTGGGACACAGTTATTTCAGTTTATAGATCAATACGCGAAGAAAAAGCAGTGTGAAACTATTGAGCTGAACAGTTACGTCGAAAATTTCAGATCACATAAATTTTACATGAATCTTGGTTTTGTTATTCGTGGCTATCATTTTCTAAAAAAACTTTGA
- a CDS encoding ClpP family protease, whose amino-acid sequence MDTSKNKPGKIQDLIDNKFLEERKIYLWGMVNDKTAKHVIDRLEYLDLMGDGEIQLFINSPGGYVTDGFAIYDTIMSIKSPVSTICTGLAASMGSILLSAGEKGRRFIQPHAKVMIHQPSGGARGQASNIEIAANEILKTKHLSAEILAENCGTTTEKVLKDFNRDYWMDADESLDYGIVDGIFRK is encoded by the coding sequence ATGGATACATCTAAGAATAAGCCTGGTAAGATCCAGGATCTAATTGACAATAAATTTCTGGAAGAACGCAAAATTTATCTTTGGGGAATGGTCAATGATAAAACTGCGAAACATGTTATAGACAGACTGGAATATCTTGACCTGATGGGAGATGGAGAGATTCAGTTATTTATCAATAGCCCGGGTGGTTATGTAACCGATGGATTTGCTATTTATGATACCATCATGAGCATAAAATCACCAGTTTCAACAATTTGTACAGGTCTGGCAGCTTCAATGGGTTCTATATTACTTTCCGCAGGAGAAAAAGGAAGAAGATTTATACAACCGCATGCGAAAGTGATGATTCACCAACCTAGTGGCGGAGCAAGAGGTCAGGCTTCAAATATTGAGATCGCGGCTAATGAAATACTTAAAACCAAACATCTTAGTGCAGAGATCCTAGCTGAAAATTGTGGTACAACCACTGAAAAGGTGCTTAAAGATTTTAATCGCGACTACTGGATGGATGCTGATGAATCACTTGATTACGGAATAGTAGACGGAATTTTTAGAAAATAA
- a CDS encoding GNAT family N-acetyltransferase, with product MEIKHKESDSRGMFYIEKENSLVAELTYHKKGNVITIDHTEVKREMENQGIGSSLLKESVEFARKNNLKIDPLCPFAEVKFDENPEYSDVRAS from the coding sequence ATGGAGATAAAACATAAAGAAAGCGATAGCCGCGGAATGTTCTACATTGAGAAAGAGAACAGTCTTGTTGCTGAACTTACCTACCATAAGAAGGGTAATGTGATTACAATAGATCACACCGAGGTGAAGAGGGAGATGGAGAACCAGGGAATTGGTTCAAGCCTGCTGAAGGAAAGCGTTGAATTTGCTCGTAAGAATAATCTAAAGATCGACCCACTTTGTCCATTTGCTGAAGTAAAATTTGATGAAAACCCGGAATATTCAGACGTTCGGGCTTCATAG
- a CDS encoding L,D-transpeptidase family protein, with the protein MKTKLLLVGLILGIISLSCKDEPKLEGIEERNEVEEIKELTSQDDIEDYFEDTDSTSTKLYNFKSVSSFYSQREFMPLWNDKEAREDLFRSIETIEYDGLFFEDYHGEELQKLLSTLSSENEEQNLRAEILLTDAFIDLSHDLAVGKLNPKEIYEIWGTELNTVNTESLLQRLEKGEKASYILAELAPDHVVYKSLKKALKSYRDDGIIENSTTVIASGKLIKPGEDSDRIPDIASRLFELGYYKKSPDSVGTRYIKELQTSLEDFQKDHGLNTDGVIGNTTIENLNLTSEDRYHQILVNMERWRWYPRDLGKHYILVNIPDYELYVVKDGDTIRNHKTMVGTEARKTPVFSDEIDYIIYNPTWTIPPTIMKNDVIPGASRDVGYLRKKNIRMYDRSGKEVDPSNVNWSSSSPQSYTYRQPAGPSNPLGLVKIIYPNEYMIYLHDTPSKSLFEKNARAQSSGCVRVENVLDLAKYLISDQKEFDDEKIEKILKSGNTTQIPMKQEIKVHHFYWTTYQKEDTTRFIDDIYDLDKKLWNLLKPKA; encoded by the coding sequence ATGAAAACTAAACTACTCCTTGTGGGTTTGATCTTAGGGATAATAAGCTTATCCTGTAAGGACGAACCGAAGCTGGAAGGAATCGAAGAGCGCAACGAAGTTGAAGAGATCAAAGAACTAACTTCGCAGGATGACATAGAGGATTACTTTGAAGATACCGATAGCACTTCAACTAAATTATACAATTTTAAAAGCGTGAGTTCCTTTTATTCTCAAAGGGAATTCATGCCTTTATGGAATGACAAGGAAGCTCGGGAAGACCTTTTTCGCAGTATAGAAACCATCGAATATGATGGGTTATTTTTTGAGGATTATCACGGTGAAGAATTACAGAAACTATTATCTACACTCAGCAGCGAGAATGAAGAACAAAATCTAAGAGCTGAAATTCTTCTAACCGATGCCTTTATCGATCTTTCACATGACCTGGCCGTGGGTAAATTAAACCCGAAAGAAATTTACGAAATCTGGGGTACAGAGCTTAATACCGTAAATACTGAAAGCCTATTACAAAGACTCGAAAAAGGTGAAAAAGCTTCATATATTCTTGCTGAACTGGCTCCAGATCATGTAGTCTATAAAAGTTTAAAGAAAGCACTAAAGAGTTACCGGGATGATGGAATTATAGAAAATTCCACCACTGTGATCGCTAGTGGCAAACTTATAAAACCCGGTGAAGACAGTGATAGAATCCCTGATATTGCGAGCCGGCTTTTCGAGCTTGGATACTATAAAAAGAGTCCAGATTCTGTTGGAACCCGATACATTAAAGAACTACAAACTTCACTTGAAGATTTTCAAAAAGATCATGGTTTAAATACTGATGGCGTTATTGGTAACACTACTATCGAGAACCTGAATCTTACATCAGAAGACCGATATCATCAAATTCTGGTTAATATGGAACGCTGGAGATGGTATCCCAGAGATCTTGGTAAACACTATATTCTAGTAAACATCCCTGATTATGAACTTTACGTGGTCAAAGATGGAGATACCATTAGAAATCACAAAACCATGGTGGGAACTGAAGCGAGAAAAACACCTGTTTTCTCTGATGAGATCGATTATATCATTTATAACCCGACCTGGACCATCCCTCCTACTATCATGAAAAATGATGTAATTCCGGGAGCTTCCAGAGATGTAGGTTATTTGCGAAAGAAGAATATCAGGATGTATGATCGTAGTGGAAAGGAAGTAGATCCTTCTAATGTGAATTGGAGTTCTTCCAGTCCCCAATCTTATACTTACCGTCAGCCGGCAGGACCATCGAATCCATTAGGACTGGTAAAGATCATCTATCCTAATGAATATATGATCTACCTGCATGACACACCTTCAAAAAGCTTGTTCGAAAAAAATGCCCGGGCTCAAAGTTCTGGTTGTGTAAGAGTTGAAAATGTACTCGATCTTGCTAAATACCTGATTAGCGATCAGAAAGAATTCGACGATGAGAAGATCGAAAAAATCCTCAAATCTGGTAATACCACACAGATCCCTATGAAGCAGGAAATTAAGGTACATCACTTTTACTGGACCACCTATCAAAAAGAAGATACCACCAGGTTTATTGATGATATCTATGATCTTGATAAAAAGCTATGGAATTTACTAAAGCCTAAAGCTTAA
- a CDS encoding murein L,D-transpeptidase catalytic domain family protein translates to MKYRIMTVIGVLIFSFAFSNASEIDNSKEIVIESEPVEEVELTSEEKTLALYESFSLKNSTMPELSVFEKAIKGYQKLDEAGKVSNSLLTVVDFDLSSTKKRMWILNMDTEEVEFNTYVAHGKNTGAEFATKFSNTVNSLQSSLGFYVTGETYFGKNGLSLFIDGMEKKFNSNARKRYVVIHGADYAEPQFIDRLGRLGRSYGCPAVPNTIAKDLIHKIKGKSVVYIHRSNDKYLETSSFLNS, encoded by the coding sequence ATGAAGTATAGAATTATGACGGTGATTGGAGTACTAATTTTCTCATTCGCTTTCAGTAATGCATCTGAAATAGACAATTCAAAAGAGATAGTAATTGAGTCAGAGCCAGTGGAGGAGGTTGAACTTACTTCCGAAGAAAAGACACTCGCATTATATGAAAGCTTTTCCCTGAAAAATAGTACGATGCCAGAATTATCGGTTTTCGAAAAAGCGATCAAAGGCTATCAAAAATTAGATGAAGCTGGAAAGGTCAGTAATTCTTTATTAACGGTCGTAGACTTCGACCTTTCTTCAACTAAGAAGAGAATGTGGATCCTTAATATGGATACAGAAGAAGTAGAATTCAATACTTATGTAGCGCACGGTAAAAACACAGGCGCAGAATTCGCGACCAAATTTTCTAATACTGTAAATTCACTTCAAAGCTCCCTGGGTTTCTATGTAACTGGGGAAACTTACTTCGGAAAAAACGGACTTTCGTTGTTCATTGACGGAATGGAAAAGAAATTTAATTCCAATGCCAGAAAAAGATATGTTGTAATTCATGGAGCAGATTATGCTGAACCTCAATTTATTGATAGATTAGGAAGATTGGGAAGAAGCTATGGTTGTCCTGCCGTTCCTAATACGATAGCTAAAGATCTAATCCATAAAATTAAAGGAAAGTCGGTGGTATACATTCATCGATCTAACGACAAATATCTGGAAACTTCCAGTTTTTTAAATTCTTAA
- the gpmI gene encoding 2,3-bisphosphoglycerate-independent phosphoglycerate mutase, with protein MNKKVLLMILDGWGISPNEEISAVAKAKTPFMDSLPGKFPHATLRTDGLNVGLPEGQMGNSEVGHMNLGAGRVVYQDLVKINMAVEKNTLKDEPVLESAFSYAVKNNKPIHFMGLLSDGGVHSHIDHLKGLLSAAEEAGVQKKYVHAFTDGRDVDPHSGKGFVEDLLPHLESTNSELASVIGRYYAMDRDNRWERVEKAYDLIVKGEGKTTQNITAEIQKSYDNDISDEFIDPIVLTDDNDNPVAKLSEKDVVIYFNFRTDRGRQLTQALSQDDFPEYDMKKLTLYYVTMTKYDDRFENVNVIFQKSNIKATLGEVLEYEGKKQIRIAETEKYPHVTFFFSGGREKPFAGERRLMCDSPKVATYDLQPEMSAYDITDKIVPELEGESADFICLNFANPDMVGHTGNFDAAVKACETVDICAKKVAETAFENGYSVIIIADHGNSETMKNPDGSANTAHTTNPVPLILMDRDIKSIRDGKLGNIAPTILKLMGITQPDLMTEDPLI; from the coding sequence ATGAATAAGAAAGTTCTCCTAATGATCCTGGATGGATGGGGTATTTCTCCTAATGAAGAAATATCTGCAGTTGCTAAAGCTAAAACTCCATTTATGGATTCGCTACCTGGAAAATTCCCGCACGCTACTTTGAGGACTGATGGTCTTAATGTTGGTCTTCCTGAAGGACAAATGGGGAACAGTGAGGTTGGACATATGAATCTTGGAGCCGGGAGAGTTGTTTATCAGGATCTGGTAAAGATCAACATGGCGGTGGAAAAGAATACTCTAAAAGATGAACCAGTTTTGGAGTCGGCTTTTAGCTATGCGGTCAAAAATAATAAGCCAATTCATTTTATGGGATTGCTCAGTGATGGTGGAGTTCATTCTCATATCGACCATCTAAAAGGATTACTATCTGCAGCTGAAGAGGCTGGTGTACAAAAAAAATATGTGCACGCATTTACCGATGGTCGTGATGTAGATCCACATTCTGGTAAAGGTTTTGTAGAAGATCTACTCCCTCATTTAGAGTCAACAAATTCTGAACTGGCCTCTGTGATTGGCAGGTATTATGCCATGGACAGGGACAACCGTTGGGAACGAGTTGAGAAAGCATATGATTTAATCGTTAAGGGAGAAGGTAAAACCACTCAAAATATTACAGCTGAAATTCAGAAAAGCTACGACAATGATATTTCAGATGAATTTATCGATCCTATAGTACTTACTGATGATAATGATAATCCTGTTGCCAAGCTTAGTGAAAAGGATGTAGTGATCTATTTTAACTTCAGAACAGATCGCGGAAGACAACTTACCCAGGCGTTGTCACAAGATGATTTCCCCGAATATGACATGAAAAAATTGACCTTATATTATGTCACCATGACTAAATATGATGATAGGTTTGAAAATGTAAATGTCATTTTTCAGAAATCTAATATTAAAGCGACCCTAGGAGAAGTCCTTGAATATGAAGGCAAGAAGCAGATAAGGATTGCGGAAACTGAGAAATATCCCCATGTAACATTTTTCTTCTCTGGAGGTAGAGAAAAACCTTTTGCCGGTGAAAGAAGACTTATGTGTGATTCTCCGAAAGTTGCCACTTATGATCTTCAGCCGGAAATGAGCGCTTATGACATTACAGACAAAATCGTTCCAGAATTAGAGGGCGAGTCGGCAGATTTTATTTGTTTAAACTTTGCAAATCCAGATATGGTAGGTCATACCGGTAATTTTGATGCTGCTGTCAAAGCTTGTGAAACCGTTGATATTTGTGCGAAAAAAGTAGCTGAAACTGCTTTTGAAAATGGCTATTCTGTCATTATAATCGCAGATCATGGGAATAGTGAAACGATGAAGAATCCCGATGGTAGCGCAAATACTGCTCACACCACCAACCCGGTTCCGCTAATTTTGATGGATAGAGATATAAAATCCATACGGGATGGTAAGCTTGGTAATATCGCTCCGACTATTTTAAAACTGATGGGAATTACCCAGCCAGATCTAATGACAGAAGACCCTTTAATCTAA
- a CDS encoding thioredoxin family protein, which produces MKKLLIIIAAFAVSCGNKMDNSNQDVAMDEIEDSVVEQQETQKNMLLGDFTKEELQRAPFNSWFDSRYENFKPDTDEMATINENIKDYEIKVLMGTWCGDSKRELPKFLKILNEADYDYDNLQLVAVDRNKTTPSGIEKDLEVTRVPTIIFYKNGKEVNRFVEYSQGESIEEDIAKIVGGKEYKNSYAD; this is translated from the coding sequence ATGAAAAAGCTATTAATTATCATTGCAGCTTTTGCGGTGAGCTGTGGAAATAAAATGGACAATTCTAATCAGGATGTTGCCATGGATGAAATAGAAGATTCAGTAGTTGAACAACAGGAAACCCAAAAGAATATGTTGCTTGGTGATTTTACTAAAGAAGAATTGCAACGAGCACCATTCAATAGCTGGTTTGATTCAAGGTATGAAAACTTCAAACCGGACACCGATGAAATGGCTACGATCAACGAAAATATTAAGGACTACGAAATCAAAGTTCTTATGGGTACATGGTGCGGTGATAGCAAACGCGAACTGCCTAAATTCCTGAAGATTCTTAACGAAGCAGACTATGATTACGACAATCTGCAACTGGTCGCAGTAGATAGAAATAAAACAACGCCATCTGGCATTGAGAAGGACTTAGAGGTAACTAGAGTACCTACGATCATCTTTTACAAAAACGGGAAAGAAGTAAATCGCTTCGTAGAATATTCACAGGGTGAAAGTATAGAAGAAGACATTGCCAAGATCGTAGGCGGTAAGGAGTACAAAAATTCTTACGCAGATTAG
- a CDS encoding BT0820 family HAD-type phosphatase encodes MPNSLTIAVDFDGTIVENRFPEIGKPLLFAFESLRKLQEEGHRLILWTYRSGEKLDEAVNFCEKNGLKFYAINSSYPEEEFDQSISRKILADIFIDDRNYGGMKGWGEIYQSLTLNKQGTETGKKKRSGLFRRF; translated from the coding sequence ATGCCTAATTCTCTTACCATCGCAGTTGATTTCGACGGTACGATCGTAGAGAACCGATTTCCAGAAATTGGAAAACCTTTGCTATTTGCCTTTGAATCTCTTCGGAAATTACAGGAAGAAGGTCACAGATTAATACTTTGGACCTACAGAAGCGGAGAAAAACTTGATGAAGCTGTTAATTTCTGCGAAAAGAATGGTTTAAAATTTTACGCAATTAATAGTAGTTACCCGGAAGAAGAATTTGATCAAAGTATTAGCAGGAAGATTCTTGCCGATATTTTTATAGATGATCGTAATTACGGGGGAATGAAAGGTTGGGGAGAGATCTACCAATCACTTACATTAAACAAACAAGGAACCGAAACCGGTAAAAAGAAGAGATCAGGTCTCTTCAGAAGATTTTAA
- the map gene encoding type I methionyl aminopeptidase, with translation MIIPKSSEEIELLRESALIVSKTLGMLAPEIKPGVTTLHLDKLAEEFIRDHGAVPGFLGLYDFPNSLCMSPNAQVVHGIPNDTPLQEGDIISIDCGALKNGFYGDHAYTFAVGTIAPEVEELLKVTKESLYEGIREFKAGNRVGDVGYAIQKYTEDRGYGVVRELVGHGLGKTMHEDPEMPNYGKRGRGKKFVEGMVVAIEPMINLGTKRIKQLPDGWTILTADNKPSAHFEHDVALIDGKPELLSTFKYIYESLKINSTEEDEFRAKVYD, from the coding sequence ATGATTATACCAAAATCCAGCGAAGAAATTGAACTACTAAGAGAAAGTGCGCTCATTGTAAGTAAGACTCTTGGAATGCTGGCGCCTGAAATTAAACCAGGTGTAACTACCCTACACTTAGATAAACTTGCAGAAGAATTTATACGTGATCATGGTGCTGTTCCAGGTTTTCTGGGACTTTATGATTTTCCCAATTCTTTATGCATGAGTCCTAATGCACAGGTAGTTCACGGTATACCTAACGACACTCCATTACAGGAAGGTGATATTATAAGTATTGACTGTGGAGCTTTGAAAAACGGCTTTTACGGAGATCATGCCTACACATTTGCAGTAGGAACGATCGCTCCCGAGGTTGAGGAACTGTTGAAAGTCACAAAAGAGTCCCTGTATGAAGGAATTCGAGAATTCAAAGCAGGAAATCGCGTTGGTGATGTAGGATATGCAATTCAGAAATACACTGAGGACCGCGGCTATGGAGTCGTTCGCGAACTTGTGGGACATGGACTTGGTAAAACGATGCATGAGGATCCCGAAATGCCTAACTACGGTAAACGTGGCAGAGGTAAAAAATTTGTAGAAGGTATGGTCGTGGCTATAGAGCCTATGATCAATCTTGGAACTAAAAGAATTAAACAATTGCCCGATGGCTGGACAATACTAACCGCCGATAATAAACCCAGTGCTCACTTCGAGCACGATGTCGCATTGATAGACGGCAAACCAGAATTACTATCAACATTTAAATACATTTATGAATCATTAAAAATTAATTCAACAGAAGAAGACGAATTTAGAGCAAAAGTTTATGATTAA
- a CDS encoding HNH endonuclease, protein MIKSYRQEIWKTLHKDSWEDRFIYKVSNFGRMISYLKNPEGDLMNGGKVGGYLNFAVKLKNGKHKTYYIHRIIAEMFLEKKEGDQYVIHKNFVKNDNRVSNLAWATKDEWVQHQYNSPKVKENKENRRLRKVTSYSKLTYAQAVILKKKLLDPDRKTRIRVLAKQFGVSEMQLYRIKSGENWGDIEV, encoded by the coding sequence ATGATTAAAAGTTACAGACAGGAAATCTGGAAAACCCTACACAAAGATTCCTGGGAAGACCGCTTTATCTACAAAGTCTCAAATTTCGGAAGGATGATCAGTTATCTGAAAAACCCCGAAGGAGACTTGATGAATGGCGGAAAAGTAGGTGGATATTTAAACTTCGCGGTAAAATTGAAGAATGGTAAGCACAAAACTTACTACATTCATCGCATTATTGCTGAAATGTTTTTAGAGAAAAAAGAAGGTGATCAGTATGTGATTCACAAGAATTTTGTGAAGAATGACAATCGCGTTTCTAACTTGGCATGGGCCACCAAGGATGAATGGGTCCAACATCAATATAACAGTCCTAAAGTAAAGGAAAACAAGGAAAACAGAAGATTACGTAAAGTAACTTCTTACTCCAAGTTAACTTACGCACAAGCTGTTATTCTAAAGAAAAAGCTATTAGATCCTGACAGGAAAACCCGTATTCGAGTACTGGCTAAGCAATTTGGTGTATCCGAAATGCAGCTATATCGTATCAAATCGGGCGAAAACTGGGGAGATATCGAAGTATAG
- a CDS encoding class I SAM-dependent methyltransferase, producing the protein MSNLFKLALNSIPRPVLIRASYLIRPFLKIYLKGNRYTDPIDGSSFRKFLPYGYEDQRENVLSPSTLSLERHRLLWIYLQQHTDFFTKKRKVLHFAPEQAFYKRFRKLKNLEYTSTDLNSPLADVKADICDLPFADSSYDFILCNHVLEHIPDDFKAMKELYRVLKPGGTAILQIPQDLNRAVTFQDDTITDPKQRAKIFGQYDHVRIYGRDYFQKLREVGFEVNEVDLSKDLSRKELDKYRLAKGEILPVCSK; encoded by the coding sequence ATGAGCAATCTTTTTAAACTGGCCTTAAACAGTATTCCCAGGCCTGTACTTATTAGAGCCAGTTACTTGATAAGGCCGTTTTTAAAGATTTATCTTAAAGGCAACCGATATACTGATCCAATTGACGGTAGCAGTTTCCGAAAATTTCTTCCATATGGATATGAAGATCAGAGAGAAAATGTTCTCTCCCCTTCCACTCTATCTTTGGAAAGGCATCGCCTACTTTGGATATACCTTCAGCAGCACACAGACTTTTTTACAAAAAAGCGTAAAGTACTCCACTTCGCACCGGAACAGGCTTTTTATAAACGCTTCCGGAAATTGAAAAATCTTGAGTATACTTCTACAGATCTAAATTCACCGCTGGCAGATGTCAAAGCTGATATATGTGATCTACCCTTCGCTGATTCCAGCTATGATTTTATTCTCTGTAATCACGTTCTGGAACATATCCCGGACGATTTTAAGGCAATGAAAGAATTGTACAGAGTTTTGAAACCAGGCGGTACGGCGATCCTTCAAATACCCCAGGACCTGAATAGAGCTGTGACATTTCAGGATGATACTATTACTGATCCCAAGCAAAGGGCCAAAATATTTGGACAGTATGATCATGTCAGGATCTACGGTAGAGACTATTTTCAGAAGTTAAGGGAGGTAGGCTTTGAAGTAAACGAAGTAGATCTGAGTAAAGACTTGAGTAGAAAAGAGTTAGATAAATACAGACTTGCGAAAGGAGAAATATTACCAGTTTGCAGCAAATGA